The nucleotide window GCTTAATGATTTACGCGCCGGAAATTTTGAGGGATCAGCGGTACTTCGCATCGATAAATAGTTCTCTTCAGCTCGCAGATAAGTTATGACATAAAGTACTATTATTTGTATCTTTGCGGGCTAATTGAGCAGATAAATTAAATTCCGAGTTTTTACAAACACATATTCTCATGCACGATATCGTACTTATTCCCGGCGACGGAATTGGCCCAGAAATCACAAAGTCAGTAACAACCATTTTAGATGCAGCAGGTGCAGACATCAACTGGATTGAATGCACCGCCGGATTAGCTGCACAGGAAGAGCTCGGAAATCCTCTGCCTGATGAAACGATAGATGCGATCAACGAACACCGTCTTGCTCTAAAAGGTCCACTAACAACACCTATTGGAGCCGGTTTTCGTTCGGTAAATGTTGCTATGCGCAAGAAGTTTGAGCTATATAGCAATATCCGACCCGCGAAAACTCTTCCCCACATTGACAGCAAATTTGATAATGTTGACTTGGTCATGTTCCGTGAAAATACCGAAGGACTTTATATCGGCAAGGAACAGTGGGTTAAAGAAGACAGTCATGCCGAAAGCATTGCCGTTGTTACGCGTGATGCCAGCGAAAAGGTTATTCGATCAGCGTTTGAATACGCCAAAAAGAAAGGGCGCAAAAAAGTTACACTGGTCCATAAAGCTAATAT belongs to Fodinibius sp. Rm-B-1B1-1 and includes:
- a CDS encoding isocitrate/isopropylmalate dehydrogenase family protein: MHDIVLIPGDGIGPEITKSVTTILDAAGADINWIECTAGLAAQEELGNPLPDETIDAINEHRLALKGPLTTPIGAGFRSVNVAMRKKFELYSNIRPAKTLPHIDSKFDNVDLVMFRENTEGLYIGKEQWVKEDSHAESIAVVTRDASEKVIRSAFEYAKKKGRKKVTLVHKANILKFTCGLFMEVGEEIAEDYPGIEYEDLIVDNMAMQMVLRPEQFDVIVTTNLFGDILSDLASGLVGGLGLTGAANIGDNAAMFEAVHGSAPDIAGQNKANPIAFLLSALMMLEHIDENDLADRIRQAVYLTLEDKSVCTPDIGGSGSTTSFTEAVVNNLNK